From one Magnolia sinica isolate HGM2019 chromosome 18, MsV1, whole genome shotgun sequence genomic stretch:
- the LOC131233084 gene encoding pyridoxine/pyridoxamine 5'-phosphate oxidase 2 has translation MASSTAAPWKQLLVNALQANAPLKHSSFFQLATIGFNGRPSNRTVVFRGFQEGSDKIQINTDYRSRKIEDIKHCPFGEICWYFTDSWEQFRINGTIDIIDGSNPDPVKLQQRERAWFASSLKSRLQYLGPSPGLPCISEEPCNEYPLDPSTGPVGAFCLLVLDPEEVDYLNLKSNERLIYTSKRNGDGGQCWMLEKINP, from the exons ATGGCGTCGTCGACGGCCGCTCCTTGGAAGCAGCTCCTTGTCAATGCACTCCAAGCCAACGCTCCTCTCAAACACTCTTCTTTCTTTCAGCTC GCAACGATCGGCTTCAATGGCAGACCTTCCAATCGCACTGTCGTCTTCag AGGATTCCAAGAAGGCTCTGATAAAATCCAAATCAACACGGATTACCGAAGTCGCAAG ATTGAAGATATCAAACACTGCCCTTTTGGAGAG ATCTGTTGGTACTTTACAGATTCTTGGGAGCAGTTTCGAATCAATGGGACAATCGACATCATTGATGGGTCAAATCCTGATCCTGTGAAACTTCAG caaagagagagagcttggttTGCCAGTTCTTTAAAATCAAGACTACAATACTTGGGACCTTCCCCAGGTCTTCCATGTATAAGTGAAGAACCATGCAATGAGTATCCTTTAGATCCATCTACAGGCCCAGTTGGTGCATTTTGTCTTTTGGTATTGGACCCAGAAGAG GTGGATTACCTGAATTTGAAGAGTAATGAGAGGCTTATATACACATCCAAACGAAATGGTGATGGTGGGCAGTGTTGGATGTTAGAGAAAATCAACCCGTAA